From a region of the Thiomicrorhabdus sp. genome:
- a CDS encoding leucine-rich repeat-containing protein kinase family protein, with translation MHTLAQLQSGELSGITRLQISDNLTEFPAEIFTLADSLEILDLSNNQLSALPDNLADLVNLKILFCSNNLFTEVPTVLANCPKLEMIGFKSNQITTLAENTLPLNTRWLILTDNQLTKLPDSMGDLKQLQKCMLAGNQLTEIPKSIQHCTNLQLLRLSANQLTHLPDELLSLPKLSWLAFSGNPFCQTITKPSNSSNTSNKIETVCMNDIDFHELLGEGASGLIHRAKWSTNYAQPKRAKGQIVEKNIAVKLFKGEVTSDGYPKDELAVCLKIGQHQNIVNTLAVLEDDNQSGMVMNLIPKKFFNLGEPPTLQSCTRDTFKEEFSLPATSVLNLLIQVADSMEHIHQQGFCHGDLYAHNILINKNDSVLLGDFGAASCFKDLPKKQQKLVTQLEVRAFANLIEDLLTITQRSAMGSYLSNTFKDFVDYCREEDDLTFTEIKAELIELKEI, from the coding sequence ATGCATACTTTAGCTCAATTACAATCTGGTGAACTTAGCGGCATTACTCGTTTGCAGATAAGTGATAATTTAACCGAGTTTCCAGCGGAAATTTTTACCCTAGCAGACAGTCTAGAAATACTAGACTTATCTAACAACCAACTGAGTGCATTGCCGGATAATTTGGCGGATTTGGTCAATTTAAAAATTCTATTTTGTTCAAATAATCTCTTTACTGAAGTGCCAACCGTTCTAGCAAACTGCCCTAAGTTAGAGATGATTGGTTTTAAATCAAACCAAATCACCACCCTTGCAGAAAATACTTTACCGCTTAACACTCGCTGGTTAATTTTAACTGACAACCAATTGACTAAATTGCCCGATTCTATGGGTGATTTAAAACAGCTGCAAAAATGCATGCTCGCTGGCAATCAGTTAACCGAGATACCTAAAAGCATTCAACATTGCACAAACTTACAGTTATTGCGATTATCCGCTAATCAATTAACACACTTGCCAGATGAGTTACTAAGCCTGCCCAAACTGAGTTGGCTGGCTTTTTCGGGCAACCCTTTTTGCCAAACCATTACCAAACCATCGAACTCTTCCAATACATCCAATAAAATTGAAACTGTTTGTATGAACGATATTGATTTTCACGAATTACTTGGCGAAGGAGCATCTGGACTGATTCATCGTGCAAAATGGTCAACCAACTATGCTCAACCCAAAAGAGCCAAAGGGCAAATTGTTGAAAAAAATATTGCGGTAAAATTATTTAAAGGCGAAGTAACCAGTGATGGCTACCCAAAAGATGAACTAGCCGTCTGCTTAAAAATTGGTCAACATCAAAATATTGTTAATACCCTAGCGGTGCTTGAAGACGATAACCAATCTGGCATGGTAATGAATTTAATCCCTAAAAAGTTCTTTAATTTAGGTGAGCCACCTACATTACAAAGTTGTACTCGTGACACCTTTAAAGAGGAATTTTCTTTGCCTGCAACCTCGGTATTAAACCTTTTAATACAAGTGGCCGACAGTATGGAGCATATTCATCAACAAGGTTTTTGTCATGGTGATTTGTACGCTCACAACATTCTTATCAACAAAAATGATTCTGTATTATTAGGCGATTTTGGTGCCGCATCTTGTTTTAAGGACCTGCCCAAAAAACAGCAAAAATTAGTCACTCAACTCGAAGTCAGAGCCTTTGCCAATTTAATAGAAGACCTACTCACCATCACCCAACGCAGTGCAATGGGCAGTTATCTCAGCAATACGTTTAAAGACTTTGTAGACTATTGCAGAGAAGAAGATGATTTAACATTTACTGAAATCAAAGCCGAACTCATTGAGCTTAAAGAAATCTAA
- a CDS encoding phosphate/phosphite/phosphonate ABC transporter substrate-binding protein: MKLIYITFFLVTITLQGCSQKDPSSDVPKTVEYTDQVPEYHFAVHPLHNPTRLFEVFNPLVEYLNKNIPEAHFVLEASRDYATFNNKLKNETIDFALPNPYQTLIAIQHHYKVIAKMGDDENFKGIILVRKDSNIKTPKDLKGKIISYPAPTALAATMLPQYYLQTHGLNINKDVQNKYVGSQESSIMNVFLGTTIAGATWPPPWKALTDENPEIKKQVKIIWQTQSLPNNSIVVKETVPEALVDKVKNLLITLNQNKEGKKILQTMYLSKFETANNHTYDSVQKFVDNFEKNVRPL; the protein is encoded by the coding sequence ATGAAACTGATTTACATTACTTTTTTTCTTGTAACAATAACACTACAAGGATGCTCTCAAAAAGATCCATCTTCTGATGTACCTAAAACCGTTGAATATACTGATCAAGTACCTGAGTATCACTTTGCTGTTCATCCTCTGCACAATCCAACTCGTCTATTTGAAGTCTTTAACCCTTTAGTAGAATATTTAAATAAAAACATTCCAGAAGCACACTTTGTTCTTGAAGCATCAAGAGATTACGCCACTTTTAATAATAAATTAAAAAATGAAACTATCGATTTTGCTCTACCAAATCCTTACCAAACTTTAATTGCCATACAACACCACTATAAAGTGATTGCTAAAATGGGTGACGATGAAAATTTTAAAGGGATTATTTTGGTTCGCAAAGACAGTAATATCAAAACGCCTAAAGATTTAAAAGGCAAAATTATTAGTTACCCCGCCCCAACGGCTTTGGCCGCAACCATGTTGCCACAATATTATTTACAAACTCATGGATTAAATATTAATAAAGATGTACAAAATAAATATGTAGGTTCGCAAGAATCTTCAATAATGAACGTCTTTTTAGGCACAACCATTGCTGGTGCAACTTGGCCGCCACCATGGAAAGCTCTAACCGATGAAAACCCAGAAATAAAAAAACAAGTAAAAATTATTTGGCAAACCCAATCACTGCCTAATAACAGCATTGTTGTAAAAGAGACGGTACCAGAAGCACTGGTTGATAAAGTAAAAAACTTGTTGATTACTCTAAACCAAAATAAAGAAGGCAAAAAAATTCTGCAAACGATGTATTTATCAAAGTTTGAAACGGCTAATAATCACACTTACGATAGCGTGCAAAAATTTGTCGATAATTTCGAAAAAAACGTCAGGCCGTTATAA
- the folB gene encoding dihydroneopterin aldolase, protein MQNHQNLNNTQNTDTIFIEGLQTQAIIGIYDWERENRQPLIFDIDMQVPTITQAAESDNIDDTVNYKQVSDEVIKLVEESRYELLESLCEAICQYIFKHHNAVQTIYLKVSKPMAVAETKTVGLKITRVRTS, encoded by the coding sequence ATGCAAAATCATCAGAACCTGAATAACACACAAAATACCGATACTATTTTTATAGAAGGTTTACAAACACAAGCCATTATTGGTATTTATGATTGGGAGCGAGAAAACCGCCAACCATTAATTTTTGATATTGATATGCAAGTACCCACCATTACACAGGCGGCGGAATCAGATAATATTGACGATACGGTTAACTATAAACAGGTATCTGATGAAGTGATCAAATTGGTTGAAGAGAGTCGTTACGAACTCTTAGAAAGTTTGTGTGAAGCGATTTGTCAGTACATTTTTAAACACCATAATGCCGTACAAACCATTTACTTAAAAGTGAGTAAACCAATGGCCGTTGCAGAAACAAAAACAGTAGGCTTAAAGATCACTCGAGTAAGAACATCTTAG
- a CDS encoding undecaprenyl-diphosphate phosphatase, translating to MDIFQAAILGIIEGLTEFLPISSTGHLIIVSDWLGLQQTDQNMAFEVIIQVAAILAIFSHYSSKFSLDHIRLWINVFIAFLPIAALGFLFHNQIKEFFTLSVVAWMFIIGGVVFLIMEKLYNEGTHRTRNIEDLSINQAFWIGIIQVFALIPGTSRAGASIVGGVMMGLDRKTSAEFSFLLALPVLAAASGLDLLKNYSEFADTSWLPLIVGFVMAYIIAYLTMSLFLRFLEKFTFNAFGIYRIIFGIVLLIWFV from the coding sequence ATGGACATTTTTCAAGCCGCTATACTAGGTATCATTGAAGGACTTACCGAGTTCTTACCCATTTCTTCAACAGGCCATTTAATTATTGTGAGTGACTGGCTAGGTTTACAGCAAACCGATCAAAACATGGCTTTTGAAGTCATTATTCAAGTAGCGGCTATATTGGCGATTTTTTCGCATTACAGCTCCAAATTTAGCTTAGATCATATTCGCTTATGGATTAATGTGTTTATTGCATTTTTACCCATTGCAGCACTTGGTTTTTTGTTTCACAATCAAATTAAAGAGTTTTTTACCTTAAGCGTAGTGGCCTGGATGTTTATTATTGGCGGTGTTGTATTTCTTATTATGGAAAAACTCTATAACGAAGGCACACACCGCACCAGAAACATAGAAGACTTAAGCATTAACCAAGCATTCTGGATTGGCATAATACAAGTATTTGCCCTAATTCCTGGCACAAGCCGTGCAGGTGCGTCAATTGTCGGTGGCGTAATGATGGGGCTAGATAGAAAAACCTCTGCCGAGTTCTCCTTTTTATTAGCCCTACCCGTTTTAGCCGCCGCTTCAGGTTTAGATCTTCTTAAAAACTATTCAGAATTTGCTGACACTTCTTGGTTACCGTTAATCGTCGGGTTTGTAATGGCTTATATTATTGCCTACTTAACCATGAGCTTATTTTTACGCTTTTTAGAAAAATTCACCTTCAACGCTTTTGGTATTTACCGCATTATTTTTGGTATTGTTTTGCTTATTTGGTTTGTTTAA
- the purE gene encoding 5-(carboxyamino)imidazole ribonucleotide mutase, translating into MSEVKQPLVGVIMGSKSDWPTMKHAVDMLELFGVPHEVKVVSAHRTPDLMFEYAEQAEERGLQVIIAGAGGAAHLPGMVAAKTLVPVLGVPVQSRALSGQDSLLSIVQMPGGIPVGTLAIGDAGAKNAGILASQIVGNSNPAIRTAVANFREEQTDFVLENSDPRAE; encoded by the coding sequence ATGAGTGAAGTGAAGCAGCCATTAGTAGGCGTAATTATGGGCTCAAAGTCAGATTGGCCAACTATGAAGCATGCCGTAGATATGCTTGAACTGTTTGGGGTGCCGCATGAAGTAAAAGTGGTATCTGCACATAGAACACCAGATTTAATGTTTGAATACGCTGAGCAAGCAGAAGAGCGTGGCTTGCAGGTTATTATTGCGGGAGCGGGTGGTGCAGCTCATTTACCAGGTATGGTTGCTGCTAAAACCCTAGTGCCAGTATTAGGTGTGCCAGTTCAATCACGTGCTTTAAGTGGTCAAGACTCGTTACTATCTATTGTGCAAATGCCAGGTGGAATCCCTGTTGGTACTTTGGCAATTGGTGATGCAGGTGCAAAAAATGCAGGTATTTTGGCATCACAAATTGTGGGTAATTCAAACCCAGCTATTCGCACTGCAGTGGCTAACTTTAGAGAAGAACAAACGGATTTTGTCTTAGAAAATTCAGACCCACGTGCAGAATAA
- a CDS encoding NAD(P)H-hydrate dehydratase has translation MKLYSAQSSQAIDQDAIQNLGIAGLLLMKRAGFFAFDILQKTWPESRHIQVICGTGNNGGDGYIIAQYAHIAGFEVTVLQAGDFNKIKGDALLALNELKQLGIQPVPYSKETLQDADLIVDAIFGTGLNQPITGEIAELIEQINQTKKPVLAIDIPSGLDANTGAILGCAVQADITCTFITHKFGLYTFQGPEVSGNIHFSPLFIPKKLYQKQHELAQNHLLKFWLNTLPLRLASHHKGVSGTVCLVGGNSTMMGAIQLAGLASLKTGAGLVKVITRQEHTIAITQAIPELMCYPTEELLNQAGLANVMGIGPGLGLDDWGKQLFMQILDLPLNKVIDADALKHLATLAKEQDFPKNTHQNWVLTPHPGEAAQLLNTNTANVQKDRISAIKALHQKYGGVIVLKGNGSLIYDGKKMEICLAGNPGMAVGGMGDVLTGTIATFIAQGLSLWNAACLGVSLHAHAGDVLANQSGQPGILPSEVAQVMSQLLSYSDSPVS, from the coding sequence ATGAAACTATACAGTGCTCAAAGTTCTCAAGCCATAGACCAAGATGCCATACAAAACCTGGGCATTGCAGGCCTATTATTAATGAAACGTGCAGGCTTTTTTGCCTTTGATATTTTACAAAAAACCTGGCCTGAAAGCAGACACATTCAAGTTATTTGCGGTACGGGGAATAATGGCGGTGATGGTTATATTATCGCCCAATATGCTCATATTGCAGGGTTTGAAGTAACAGTTTTACAAGCGGGTGATTTTAATAAAATTAAGGGCGATGCACTATTAGCCCTTAATGAACTTAAGCAACTTGGCATTCAGCCTGTTCCCTATTCCAAAGAGACTCTGCAAGATGCCGATCTGATTGTAGATGCCATTTTTGGTACGGGTTTAAACCAACCGATTACAGGTGAAATTGCTGAACTCATTGAGCAAATCAACCAAACCAAAAAACCTGTTTTAGCGATAGATATACCGAGTGGTTTAGATGCCAATACCGGTGCTATTTTAGGTTGTGCGGTGCAAGCAGATATTACCTGCACCTTTATTACGCATAAATTTGGGCTATATACATTCCAAGGCCCAGAAGTCAGCGGAAACATCCACTTTAGCCCACTTTTCATCCCTAAAAAACTTTACCAAAAACAGCATGAACTGGCACAAAACCATCTGCTTAAATTTTGGTTAAACACCCTTCCGTTACGTTTAGCATCACATCACAAAGGGGTATCTGGCACAGTTTGTTTAGTAGGCGGTAATAGTACTATGATGGGTGCGATTCAATTAGCTGGCTTAGCAAGTTTAAAAACCGGAGCAGGCCTGGTAAAAGTGATTACTCGTCAAGAACATACTATAGCCATTACCCAAGCGATTCCAGAACTCATGTGTTACCCAACCGAAGAGCTGCTGAATCAAGCCGGCCTGGCAAATGTAATGGGCATTGGCCCTGGTTTAGGTTTGGATGATTGGGGTAAACAACTGTTTATGCAAATCTTAGATTTACCGCTAAATAAAGTGATTGATGCCGATGCACTCAAGCACCTTGCAACCTTAGCCAAAGAACAAGATTTTCCAAAAAATACTCATCAAAATTGGGTGCTCACTCCCCACCCTGGAGAAGCCGCACAGCTTCTCAATACCAACACCGCTAACGTGCAAAAAGACCGTATTTCAGCTATCAAAGCATTACACCAAAAATATGGCGGTGTCATTGTATTAAAAGGCAATGGCAGCCTAATTTACGATGGTAAAAAAATGGAAATTTGTTTAGCCGGCAACCCCGGTATGGCCGTTGGCGGTATGGGTGATGTTTTAACAGGTACCATTGCCACCTTTATTGCTCAAGGTTTATCGCTTTGGAATGCTGCCTGCTTAGGAGTGTCGTTGCACGCACATGCAGGCGATGTACTCGCCAACCAAAGTGGGCAACCAGGCATTTTGCCATCAGAAGTCGCACAAGTGATGAGTCAGCTATTAAGTTATAGCGATAGTCCAGTTTCCTAG
- a CDS encoding FliG C-terminal domain-containing protein translates to MKVGIKKLQENEWLVHIGCGAIKMDQFSVALLNITLDHLLALEQGAEHSTLKSYVKLGLRIKCLKPIDLQKLLRAVDSQDVLIMMLLADDSELNEIVLANIGSILSKQIERDLLTSSLPADNLVKEAVRRIVEKTFELEAKGDIEFTTENVHYI, encoded by the coding sequence ATGAAAGTAGGTATTAAAAAGTTACAAGAGAATGAGTGGTTGGTTCATATTGGTTGTGGTGCCATTAAGATGGACCAGTTTTCTGTTGCTCTTTTAAATATCACTTTGGACCATTTGTTGGCACTGGAGCAAGGTGCTGAACACTCAACCTTAAAAAGTTATGTGAAGTTGGGTTTGAGGATTAAGTGTTTAAAACCTATTGATCTACAAAAGCTTTTACGTGCCGTTGACTCTCAAGATGTATTGATCATGATGTTGCTGGCGGATGACAGTGAGTTAAACGAGATTGTATTGGCAAATATTGGTAGTATTTTAAGTAAACAAATTGAAAGAGATTTGCTTACATCAAGCCTGCCAGCAGACAATTTGGTAAAAGAAGCGGTTCGCCGTATTGTTGAAAAAACCTTTGAGCTAGAGGCCAAAGGCGACATTGAGTTTACCACTGAGAACGTACACTATATCTAG
- a CDS encoding class I SAM-dependent methyltransferase: protein MKSINARQTHRQNSPKSLPEPNEDGILHSQKLSKNIQRYLARHKNLPFSKFMEMALYTPQLGYYSGGLPKIGKTGDFITAPEVSPIFSRCLARQAAQVLADLEEPNIIEFGAGQGTMAKDILLELNDMQLNIHRYYIVEISADLRARQKQTFEEHLPSELADKIVWLDSLPKTPISAVILANEVLDAMPFERIRIEPHQALQGFVRYDENTQKFDWDYQTITEPGLQKFANQLIKHIGKVSDLGYETEINLNLKPWLKSLSDILSMGAVFLIDYGYSRQEYYQPARVMGTLRCHYQHRAHNNPFYYPGLQDITAHVDFTAVAEEAFDSGFKVAGFTTQAHFLMGSGLLEMSFNANADIGEQIRTAQQIKTLTLPDEMGETFKAIALTKHFNQPLIGFNVRDLRHQL from the coding sequence ATGAAATCAATAAACGCTCGCCAAACTCATCGCCAAAACTCACCAAAATCTTTGCCGGAACCAAACGAAGATGGCATTTTGCACAGCCAAAAACTCAGCAAAAACATTCAACGTTACTTAGCACGCCATAAAAACCTGCCGTTTTCCAAGTTTATGGAGATGGCTTTATACACTCCTCAATTGGGCTATTATTCTGGCGGATTACCTAAAATTGGTAAAACTGGTGATTTTATTACCGCTCCAGAAGTCTCGCCTATTTTTTCTCGCTGTTTAGCCAGGCAAGCAGCTCAGGTGTTAGCTGATTTAGAAGAACCCAATATTATCGAGTTTGGTGCGGGGCAAGGCACAATGGCTAAAGATATTTTGCTCGAGCTTAATGATATGCAGCTAAATATTCATCGTTACTACATTGTAGAAATCAGTGCTGACTTACGAGCCCGACAAAAACAGACGTTTGAAGAGCATTTACCTAGCGAATTGGCAGATAAAATTGTGTGGCTAGACTCTTTACCCAAAACACCAATCAGTGCCGTTATTTTAGCGAATGAAGTGTTAGATGCCATGCCATTTGAACGCATTCGCATAGAACCGCACCAAGCTTTACAAGGTTTTGTACGTTATGATGAAAACACCCAAAAATTTGATTGGGACTACCAAACCATCACCGAACCAGGCCTGCAAAAATTTGCCAACCAACTTATTAAACACATCGGCAAAGTATCCGACTTAGGTTACGAAACTGAAATTAATCTAAACTTAAAACCCTGGCTTAAAAGCCTAAGTGATATTTTAAGTATGGGTGCAGTTTTCTTAATTGATTACGGTTACAGCCGCCAAGAGTATTACCAACCTGCGCGTGTTATGGGAACGTTACGCTGCCATTATCAGCATCGTGCCCATAACAATCCATTTTATTACCCTGGCCTGCAAGATATAACCGCACACGTTGACTTTACTGCCGTAGCCGAAGAAGCCTTTGATAGTGGTTTTAAAGTAGCAGGTTTTACCACTCAGGCCCATTTTTTAATGGGTAGCGGTTTATTAGAGATGTCGTTTAACGCCAATGCCGATATTGGTGAGCAAATTCGCACTGCACAACAGATTAAAACTCTCACTTTGCCTGATGAAATGGGCGAAACCTTTAAGGCGATTGCCTTAACTAAACACTTTAATCAACCTTTAATTGGATTTAATGTGCGTGACTTACGTCATCAACTATAA
- a CDS encoding FliG C-terminal domain-containing protein: protein MEIAASRTHSGEYQLEIGPVIFTLPKEAISALQQVVEQRLHQNNSIDEENIKRKLEAYRMLATKMAGVDGRVIQKFAPKVSPEQLVTITRLAEGDVLYQKVCKNLSKQNRRQFEDDYKSMDKITEQHACLHMEQLVPLIKRAAQEQKELQLSEAED, encoded by the coding sequence ATGGAAATTGCAGCAAGTCGAACGCATAGCGGAGAGTATCAATTAGAGATTGGCCCAGTTATCTTTACTTTGCCAAAAGAGGCGATTAGTGCTTTGCAACAAGTTGTAGAGCAACGTTTGCATCAAAATAATTCAATAGATGAAGAAAACATCAAGCGTAAATTAGAGGCTTACCGAATGTTAGCCACTAAAATGGCTGGTGTGGATGGTCGTGTCATTCAAAAATTTGCTCCCAAAGTTTCGCCTGAACAGTTAGTGACCATTACTCGCTTGGCGGAAGGAGATGTGCTTTATCAAAAGGTGTGTAAAAATTTATCTAAACAAAATCGTCGTCAATTTGAAGACGATTATAAATCGATGGATAAGATTACCGAGCAGCATGCGTGTTTACATATGGAACAGCTTGTGCCACTAATTAAACGTGCTGCTCAAGAACAAAAAGAGTTGCAGTTATCTGAAGCTGAAGATTAA
- a CDS encoding 5-(carboxyamino)imidazole ribonucleotide synthase has translation MTPITKRIGVLGAGQLGRMLAIAGYPLGQKFGFYGTSHDEPSALLGNMFNQTDDSNSLNQLVDFADVITYESENTSVEQVREIAKTTPVYPAEKSLFISQHRGREKAMFDQLNIPCAPYQVVDSLESLKLAVEEIGLPAVLKTTTEGYDGKGQFVLKETAQIDQAWSEIGNRELILEGFVDFQRELSIVAVRNANNEHVYYPLVQNVHHEGILRYTIAPAREVSAEIQQQAEEYMHSLLDELDHVGVLTLELFETVDGLVANEMAPRVHNSGHWTIEGAYTSQFENHVRAITSLPLGDTSPRQPIAAMINIIGETGPVEKVLAMPNAFLHLYDKAERAGRKLGHINLLAVDEDSLYKDIQALSDFLPKV, from the coding sequence ATGACCCCGATTACAAAACGCATTGGTGTATTAGGTGCAGGTCAACTTGGACGCATGTTAGCGATTGCTGGTTATCCGCTAGGACAAAAGTTTGGTTTTTACGGAACCAGTCACGATGAACCCTCTGCTTTATTGGGCAATATGTTTAACCAAACTGATGACTCTAACTCATTAAATCAGTTGGTTGATTTCGCTGATGTCATTACCTATGAAAGTGAAAATACCTCAGTTGAGCAGGTTAGAGAAATCGCCAAAACAACTCCGGTTTATCCTGCAGAAAAATCGCTATTCATTTCACAGCACCGTGGCAGAGAAAAAGCCATGTTTGACCAGTTAAATATTCCTTGTGCTCCTTATCAAGTGGTAGATTCATTAGAGAGTTTAAAACTTGCGGTAGAAGAGATTGGTTTACCTGCTGTTTTAAAAACCACCACCGAAGGTTATGACGGCAAAGGGCAGTTTGTTTTAAAAGAAACTGCACAAATTGACCAGGCCTGGTCTGAGATTGGTAATCGTGAATTAATTTTAGAAGGTTTTGTTGATTTTCAACGTGAGTTGTCAATTGTGGCCGTGCGTAATGCCAATAATGAGCATGTTTATTATCCTCTAGTACAAAACGTTCATCACGAAGGCATTTTGCGTTACACCATTGCTCCTGCTAGAGAAGTCTCGGCAGAGATTCAGCAGCAAGCTGAAGAGTATATGCATAGCTTATTAGATGAATTGGATCACGTAGGTGTATTAACGCTAGAACTGTTTGAAACCGTTGATGGCTTAGTCGCCAATGAGATGGCTCCTCGTGTACATAACTCAGGTCATTGGACCATTGAAGGTGCGTACACTTCACAGTTTGAAAACCACGTAAGAGCGATTACAAGTTTGCCATTAGGTGATACGTCACCACGCCAACCGATTGCTGCAATGATAAATATTATTGGTGAAACAGGACCCGTAGAAAAGGTTCTGGCGATGCCAAATGCGTTTTTGCATTTGTACGATAAAGCGGAAAGAGCAGGGCGTAAGTTAGGACACATCAATCTTTTAGCGGTGGATGAGGATTCTTTATATAAAGATATTCAAGCGTTATCAGACTTCTTGCCAAAAGTGTAA
- the plsY gene encoding glycerol-3-phosphate 1-O-acyltransferase PlsY, with amino-acid sequence MGFESIVFIVVAYLLGSISTAIIVCKLMGLPNPREGGSGNPGATNVLRIGGEKGKKAAAITLVGDMLKGLLPVLIAHWLELSTLMIVLVGFAAFIGHLYPVFFQFKGGKGVATMLGVMFGLSLPIGLAVAATWLFVAKVLKISSLSALIATILAPIYIWLLSGNIEWVWVTSVMTLILFWRHRGNIQRLLNGEESLIKAESKED; translated from the coding sequence ATGGGTTTTGAAAGTATTGTATTTATTGTTGTAGCTTATTTATTGGGTTCAATTTCAACCGCAATCATCGTTTGTAAATTAATGGGATTACCAAATCCAAGAGAGGGTGGGTCAGGAAACCCAGGTGCAACAAATGTACTGCGTATTGGTGGTGAAAAAGGTAAAAAAGCGGCTGCCATTACGTTAGTAGGCGATATGCTTAAAGGTTTATTGCCAGTTTTGATTGCACACTGGTTAGAGCTTTCGACTTTAATGATTGTGTTGGTTGGTTTTGCGGCGTTTATTGGGCATCTTTACCCGGTGTTTTTTCAGTTTAAAGGCGGAAAGGGCGTGGCGACTATGCTGGGTGTCATGTTTGGTTTGTCGTTACCAATTGGTTTAGCGGTTGCCGCAACGTGGTTATTTGTGGCTAAGGTATTAAAAATCTCTTCGCTTTCAGCGTTGATTGCAACCATATTGGCCCCGATTTATATCTGGCTTTTATCAGGTAATATTGAATGGGTATGGGTAACGTCGGTAATGACATTAATTTTGTTTTGGCGTCACCGCGGCAATATTCAGCGTTTATTAAATGGCGAAGAGAGTTTGATAAAAGCGGAGTCTAAAGAAGATTAA
- a CDS encoding phospholipase A codes for MLKGQSMRSLSKVLVSLLCVMPMQMVFANDTGTVTTATKTTAIYDNTCIKQALETLPDDTTLQQLRQQCLKKDTAVLKDSPIEKRIQADRLSQFDQFSIQSYLPNYILFGSYNFAGTNEKPYRDTAFKGDDFFEPVEAKFQISLKAPIADNVLGWGDHWYLAYTNRSFWQAYNSHISSPFRETNHQPEAWISFDNNWNILGWKNRLIDTGIVHQSNGQTSTLSRSWNRVYLRFLFEKDNSAFSFQPWIRIPENKDDDDNPDITHYMGNAEFSYYTKYTDHNFRMTLRNNFDFDDNKGALELGYTYPIHRNLNFYAQWFYGYGESLIDYNYRNNTLSIGVQIGNLY; via the coding sequence ATGTTAAAAGGACAATCAATGCGAAGCCTCTCTAAAGTACTTGTAAGCTTGTTATGTGTTATGCCTATGCAAATGGTATTTGCTAACGATACAGGAACCGTCACAACGGCAACAAAAACAACCGCTATTTACGATAACACCTGTATTAAACAAGCACTTGAGACTTTGCCAGATGACACGACTTTGCAACAACTTCGCCAACAGTGTCTAAAAAAAGACACCGCGGTATTAAAAGACTCCCCCATTGAAAAGAGAATTCAAGCAGACAGATTAAGCCAGTTTGACCAATTTTCTATTCAGTCTTATCTACCAAATTACATATTATTTGGTTCATACAACTTTGCAGGAACGAATGAAAAGCCTTATAGAGATACCGCATTCAAAGGCGATGATTTTTTTGAACCAGTTGAAGCTAAATTTCAAATCAGTTTAAAAGCCCCCATTGCCGACAATGTTTTAGGTTGGGGTGATCATTGGTATCTTGCTTACACCAATCGCTCTTTTTGGCAAGCATATAACAGCCACATTTCGTCGCCATTTCGCGAGACAAACCACCAGCCAGAAGCCTGGATAAGTTTTGATAATAATTGGAATATTTTAGGTTGGAAAAACCGCTTAATAGATACCGGTATCGTCCATCAATCTAACGGACAAACCAGCACTCTATCGCGTTCATGGAACCGTGTTTATCTCAGGTTTTTATTTGAAAAAGACAATTCAGCCTTTAGTTTTCAACCATGGATTAGAATCCCTGAAAACAAGGATGATGACGATAACCCAGATATTACCCACTATATGGGCAATGCTGAATTTAGCTACTACACTAAATACACCGACCATAACTTTAGAATGACTTTACGCAATAACTTCGATTTTGACGACAATAAAGGAGCGTTAGAACTCGGCTACACCTACCCAATTCATCGCAACCTCAACTTCTATGCCCAATGGTTTTATGGATATGGAGAGAGCCTAATTGACTACAACTACCGTAACAACACCTTAAGCATTGGTGTGCAAATTGGTAACTTATATTAG